A single genomic interval of Oryza sativa Japonica Group chromosome 7, ASM3414082v1 harbors:
- the LOC136357234 gene encoding uncharacterized protein yields the protein MESSSKPLLLVFKFAEGNDNEPPTLMDPFSQHNSNTNNPSAWRHQMLELKGKQCLACLQGQWLLMLDAASSNHCFFVSPLDDMTIISLPPLDTPLEPLRRCAISSSPLSPDCTIVFSTFMDTYLAYTRPGEDDWWQLDTDDDDDDELLLMGDIVSCQGKMYVPTDMSSIAMLDVSSYPPHIERRGIPEPSCIHSMANAMLVESQGEVFLLRHYGYGARDSELLDIDLHRLVHATDDGGDYVWRKVDTIGDRAIFVADNCVVMSDATKAGIRPDCVYLLHQRCRHGVRLYTIRLDDRTTTFTLLPDLTSNDSIYWLLPAPISSIVDDTTQHYSGAIVHSSSKIDQENGDGISVVDIASEQASPCWCGLPTDMVEEIVSKISLIDYFRLRQVCKGWSSIVKPIHYAQRYSTYPMLMSICSTSTGVYKLFDPIVEQEYNHEEQPCRPGSVPGSLPDAALLLETRRMGACDERRQVHFPEATFPVDNQFDGICLSAAPTSPDCIAFSVEKDRNPTGRNRSVYVTLWRAGDEQWTMQRIDDHTPFRTAYCNPVFYDGEFYCLGTRGGLAVFNPNNTTWRVLDKPEAPVLVDGNNFGDDPIPGDMYCHLLEFMGFQAAQRWGDQRVQAQQV from the exons ATGGAATCGTCGTCAAAACCACTCCTCCTCGTCTTCAAGTTTGCCGAGGGCAATGACAACGAGCCACCCACGCTCATGGACCCTTTTTCTCAACACAACAGCAATACCAACAACCCATCGGCATGGCGGCACCAAATGCTGGAGCTCAAGGGTAAACAATGCTTGGCTTGCTTGCAAGGCCAATGGCTATTGATGTTGgacgccgcctcctccaacCACTGCTTCTTCGTCTCTCCTcttgacgacatgaccattatTTCTCTGCCCCCACTGGACACGCCATTGGAGCCTCTTCGCAGGTGTGCCATCTCCTCGTCCCCGCTCTCGCCCGACTGCACCATTGTCTTCTCCACCTTCATGGACACCTATCTCGCCTACACCCGGCCCGGCGAGGACGACTGGTGGCAGCTCGAcaccgatgacgacgacgacgacgaactccTACTCATGGGCGACATCGTCAGTTGCCAAGGTAAAATGTACGTGCCCACCGATATGAGCTCCATCGCCATGCTCGACGTCTCCTCCTACCCTCCCCACATCGAGCGGAGAGGCATTCCAGAGCCCAGCTGCATCCACTCCATGGCCAACGCAATGTTGGTAGAATCACAAGGCGAGGTGTTCCTGCTGCGCCACTACGGCTACGGCGCCCGCGACTCGGAGCTCCTCGACATTGACCTGCATCGCCTCGTCCAcgccaccgacgacggcggcgactacgTGTGGCGCAAGGTGGACACCATCGGCGACAGGGCCATCTTTGTCGCTGACAACTGCGTCGTCATGTCCGACGCCACCAAGGCAGGGATACGCCCCGACTGCGTCTACCTCCTCCACCAACGATGCCGCCATGGTGTTCGCCTCTACACTATCCGCCTGGATGATCGGACTACCACCTTCACCCTGCTGCCCGATCTCACCTCCAACGATTCAATCTACTGGCTCCTTCCTGCACCAATTAGCTCCATCGTCGACGACACAACTCAACATTATTCAGGCGCCATTGTACATTCAAGCAGCAAAATCGATCAGGAAAATGGCGATGGTATCTCTGTCGTCGACATCGCCTCCGAACAAGCATCACCATGCTGGTGTGGTCTTCCTACTGACATGGTAGAGGAGATCGTGTCAAAGATATCACTCATCGACTACTTCCGTCTGCGACAAGTCTGCAAGGGATGGAGCTCCATCGTGAAGCCCATCCATTACGCGCAGAGATACTCGACGTACCCGATGCTCATGAGCATCTGCTCCACTTCTACCGGCGTCTACAAGCTGTTCGACCCAATCGTCGAGCAGGAGTACAACCATGAAGAACAACCGTGCAGGCCTGGTTCAGTCCCAGGATCACTTCCAGATGCTGCTCTTCTCCTCGAGACACGACGGATGGGTGCTTGCGACGAGAGGCGACAAGTACAT TTCCCGGAGGCGACGTTCCCCGTCGACAACCAGTTCGACGGCATATGCTTGTCTGCGGCGCCGACGTCTCCTGACTGCATCGCGTTCTCCGTCGAGAAAGACCGGAATCCGACGGGGCGAAACCGCAGCGTCTACGTCACGCTGTGGCGCGCGGGAGACGAGCAGTGGACGATGCAGCGAATCGACGATCACACCCCGTTCCGGACGGCGTACTGCAACCCGGTGTTCTACGACGGCGAGTTCTACTGCTTGGGGACCCGTGGTGGCCTCGCCGTCTTCAACCCCAACAACACGACATGGAGAGTTCTTGACAAG
- the LOC9268600 gene encoding aldehyde dehydrogenase 22A1-like, whose translation MSTLPTIPPRKGKRAQTDKVQCYEPATMKYLGYFPALTPDEVKEHVAQARKAQKIWAKSSSKQRCQFLRILLKYILEHQDLICEISPRDTGKTMVDASLGEIMTTCEKSPGFWMRVRSG comes from the exons ATGTCGACGCTTCCGACG ATACCACCAAGGAAAGGGAAAAGAGCTCAGACTGACAAGGTCCAATGCTATGAGCCCGCTACTATGAAATACTTGGGATACTTCCCTGCATTGACGCCTGATGAG GTTAAGGAGCATGTTGCGCAAGCCAGGAAAGCACAAAAGATATGGGCAAAAAGCAGCTCCAAGCAAAGATGCCAGTTTCTTCGAATCCTTCTAAAATATATACTTGAACATCAGGATCTGATATGCGA GATATCACCCCGGGACACTGGAAAGACTATGGTTGATGCTTCACTAGGTGAGATAATGACCACCTGTGAGAAGTCACCTGGCTTTTGGATGAGGGTGAGAAGTGGTTAA